One Halalkalicoccus tibetensis genomic region harbors:
- the rnz gene encoding ribonuclease Z, whose translation MTLRVTFLGTSGAVPTARRNPSGIYVNREGEELLFDCGEGTQRQMMRFGTGFSISAILLTHVHGDHVLGLPGLLQTLDFNDRAEPLTIHTPRGTRRTVEKLVGALDARLGFPVEVREVGPGEAVHEGEEYGIRTFRTDHRTRSVGYALVESDRKGRFDRERAEELGVPVGPEFGRLHAGEAVELADGTVIEPEQVVGEPRPGRRVVYTGDTRPTEETVEAAEDADLLIHDATFGDDWAERAGETGHATAREAGEIADRAGAKRLALTHISSRYAGDASRLAREANEEFEDAFVAEDGREIEVPFPG comes from the coding sequence ATGACTTTACGCGTGACCTTTCTCGGGACCAGCGGCGCGGTCCCCACGGCGCGGCGCAACCCCAGCGGGATCTACGTCAACCGTGAGGGCGAGGAGCTGCTGTTCGACTGCGGCGAGGGCACCCAGCGCCAGATGATGCGCTTCGGCACCGGCTTCTCGATCTCGGCGATCCTCCTCACGCACGTTCACGGCGACCACGTCCTCGGGTTGCCGGGCCTGCTCCAGACGCTCGACTTCAACGACCGGGCCGAGCCCCTCACGATCCACACGCCCCGCGGTACCCGACGAACGGTCGAGAAGCTCGTCGGCGCGCTCGACGCCCGGCTCGGTTTCCCCGTCGAGGTCCGCGAAGTCGGCCCCGGCGAGGCCGTCCACGAAGGCGAGGAGTACGGGATCCGGACGTTCCGGACGGACCACCGCACCCGGTCGGTCGGCTACGCGCTGGTCGAATCGGACAGGAAAGGCCGGTTCGACCGCGAGCGCGCCGAGGAGCTCGGCGTTCCCGTCGGCCCGGAGTTCGGCCGGCTGCACGCGGGGGAGGCCGTCGAGCTCGCGGACGGCACCGTGATCGAACCCGAGCAGGTCGTCGGCGAGCCCCGCCCCGGCCGGCGGGTCGTCTATACTGGTGACACCCGCCCGACCGAGGAGACCGTCGAGGCCGCGGAGGACGCGGACCTGCTGATCCACGACGCGACCTTCGGCGACGACTGGGCCGAGCGCGCCGGCGAGACGGGCCACGCGACCGCCCGCGAGGCCGGCGAGATCGCCGATCGGGCGGGAGCGAAGCGCCTCGCGCTGACGCATATCTCCTCGCGGTACGCCGGCGACGCCTCCCGGCTCGCCCGCGAGGCGAACGAGGAGTTCGAGGACGCCTTCGTCGCGGAGGACGGCCGGGAGATCGAGGTCCCGTTCCCCGGTTGA
- a CDS encoding DUF6789 family protein gives MDDRITALVSGALATAAMLAAVYLAEVVAGYRVLVYQLFGGVVTIPETVGLVVFVAFGVLVWPTVFLIVGENLAPTREGMRGVVLALLLWIAFFVALVPAFDVTELFPFIAASLLAHLVYGLVLGLSFEALDGEHRDWRA, from the coding sequence ATGGACGACCGGATCACGGCGCTCGTAAGCGGCGCGCTCGCGACGGCCGCGATGCTCGCGGCGGTGTACCTCGCCGAGGTCGTCGCCGGCTACCGCGTCCTCGTCTATCAGCTGTTCGGCGGGGTCGTAACGATCCCCGAGACCGTCGGGCTCGTGGTGTTCGTCGCGTTCGGGGTCCTCGTCTGGCCGACCGTCTTCCTCATCGTCGGCGAGAACCTCGCCCCGACGCGCGAGGGGATGCGTGGGGTCGTCCTGGCGCTGTTGCTCTGGATCGCGTTCTTCGTCGCACTGGTCCCGGCGTTCGACGTGACGGAGCTCTTCCCCTTCATCGCGGCCAGCCTCCTGGCGCATCTCGTCTACGGGCTGGTCCTCGGCCTCTCGTTCGAGGCGCTTGACGGCGAACACCGCGACTGGCGGGCGTGA
- the mptA gene encoding GTP cyclohydrolase MptA, with protein sequence MSKQLPDVQAGQPDVTVGLSQVGVTGVEKLVKIARPDDRPIVLMAEFEVFVDLPSWRKGADMSRNMEVINEILEDAVSEPSYRVEDVCGDAAERLLSRHDYTSRAEVSMEAEYMTRDRTPESDRETQGTVDIIAGATATEEGTREEIGTRVTGMTVCPCSQGMSAARARNTLEELEVDDDTITEFLDRVPQPGHSQRGHATLTVESEGAPEVDLRELIDVARDSMSARIYNLAKRPDEDHMTYESHADAKFVEDCVRAMAEGVIREFPDLPDDAVVTMKQSNDESIHQHNAHAERVAELGSLKAEFNG encoded by the coding sequence ATGAGCAAGCAACTGCCGGACGTACAAGCCGGACAGCCCGACGTGACGGTCGGACTGAGCCAGGTCGGCGTCACCGGCGTCGAGAAGCTCGTCAAGATCGCACGGCCCGACGACCGCCCGATCGTCCTGATGGCCGAGTTCGAGGTGTTCGTCGACCTCCCCTCCTGGCGCAAGGGCGCGGACATGAGCCGGAACATGGAGGTCATCAACGAGATCCTCGAGGACGCCGTCAGCGAGCCGAGCTACCGGGTCGAGGACGTCTGTGGCGACGCCGCCGAACGGCTGCTCTCCCGGCACGACTACACCAGCCGGGCGGAGGTCTCGATGGAGGCGGAGTACATGACCCGGGACCGAACTCCGGAAAGCGACCGCGAGACCCAGGGCACCGTCGATATCATCGCCGGCGCCACCGCGACCGAGGAGGGCACCCGCGAGGAGATCGGCACCCGCGTCACCGGCATGACCGTCTGCCCCTGCTCGCAGGGGATGTCCGCGGCCCGGGCTCGGAACACGCTCGAGGAGCTCGAGGTCGACGACGACACCATTACCGAGTTCCTCGACCGGGTGCCCCAGCCGGGCCACTCCCAGCGCGGTCACGCCACGCTGACCGTCGAGAGCGAGGGCGCGCCGGAGGTCGACCTCCGCGAGCTGATCGACGTCGCCCGGGACTCGATGAGCGCGCGGATCTACAACCTCGCGAAGCGGCCCGACGAGGACCACATGACCTACGAGAGCCACGCCGACGCGAAGTTCGTCGAGGACTGCGTGCGCGCGATGGCCGAGGGCGTCATCCGGGAGTTCCCCGACCTGCCCGACGACGCGGTCGTGACGATGAAACAGTCGAACGACGAGTCGATCCACCAGCACAACGCCCACGCCGAGCGGGTCGCGGAGCTGGGCTCGCTCAAGGCGGAGTTCAACGGGTAG
- a CDS encoding NAD(+)/NADH kinase, producing the protein MDVGIVAQKDNARATNLADEIRETLREVEVAVQVDDATAEALSLSGVDPTAMRECDLVVSIGGDGTFLFTARGVGATPILGVNLGEVGFLNAVAPDEAVSSVLEEIEYARRTGTVRSRSVPRLEARGEDWSLTPALNEVVVQGPQRGRGQGCTIEVRVDGSLYTGGHADGVLLSTPTGSTAYNLSEGGPLVHPGVPGVVITEMCATEAMPSLVVDPEKRLTVRVDDASHAYAISDGKDQRTIEPPTSVEIGLADEPAHLAGPSVDFFEALGKLD; encoded by the coding sequence ATGGACGTCGGCATCGTCGCACAGAAGGACAACGCCCGCGCGACGAACCTGGCCGACGAGATCAGGGAAACCCTCCGCGAGGTCGAGGTGGCCGTCCAGGTCGACGACGCGACCGCGGAGGCGCTCTCGCTTTCGGGCGTCGATCCGACCGCGATGCGCGAGTGCGACCTGGTCGTGAGCATCGGCGGCGACGGCACCTTTCTCTTCACCGCCCGCGGGGTCGGCGCGACCCCGATCCTCGGCGTGAACCTCGGCGAGGTCGGCTTTCTCAACGCCGTTGCACCGGACGAGGCCGTCTCGTCGGTGCTCGAGGAGATCGAGTACGCCCGCCGGACCGGTACCGTCCGCTCGCGGTCGGTCCCCCGTCTGGAGGCCCGCGGCGAGGACTGGTCGCTCACGCCCGCGCTCAACGAGGTCGTGGTCCAGGGGCCCCAGCGGGGTCGCGGCCAGGGCTGTACGATCGAGGTCCGCGTCGACGGCTCGCTCTACACGGGCGGGCACGCCGACGGCGTGTTGCTCTCGACGCCGACGGGCAGCACCGCCTACAACCTGAGCGAGGGCGGTCCCCTCGTACACCCGGGCGTCCCGGGGGTCGTCATCACCGAGATGTGTGCGACCGAGGCGATGCCGTCGCTGGTGGTCGACCCCGAGAAACGCCTCACGGTCCGGGTCGACGACGCGAGCCACGCCTACGCCATCAGCGACGGGAAGGACCAGCGGACGATCGAACCGCCGACGAGCGTCGAGATCGGGCTTGCGGACGAACCGGCCCACCTCGCGGGGCCGTCGGTGGACTTCTTCGAGGCGCTCGGCAAGCTCGACTGA
- a CDS encoding DUF3006 family protein, with the protein MSPTNPHRRTALRTLLSLGAVLAVPSAIARGEDAPSDCPATSVAVVDRIVDGRFVVLLLEDEGEVVDQLVVPREELPTVEESDVLCVVVEDGELLDGEPLEEETERRRERARERFSELSV; encoded by the coding sequence ATGTCCCCCACAAACCCCCATCGACGCACCGCCCTCCGAACGCTGCTCTCGCTCGGCGCCGTCCTCGCGGTGCCCTCGGCGATCGCGCGCGGCGAGGACGCTCCTTCTGACTGTCCCGCTACCTCCGTCGCGGTCGTCGATCGGATCGTCGACGGCCGGTTCGTCGTGCTCCTGCTCGAGGACGAGGGCGAGGTCGTCGACCAGCTCGTCGTCCCTCGTGAGGAGCTCCCTACGGTCGAGGAGAGCGACGTGCTGTGTGTCGTCGTCGAGGACGGCGAACTGCTCGACGGCGAGCCGCTGGAGGAGGAGACGGAACGACGTCGGGAACGGGCCAGGGAGCGATTTTCGGAGCTCTCGGTCTAA
- a CDS encoding DUF5830 family protein, which produces MSDPVELGCELLERCEDESLDLSEAVDRLETITTDPHLTREILDTAETRGIIAREDGLIRPERGAFVSFESEVVTKEGEFTCRRCGAGLSTGHFIRFESGELGPFGSSCIRKVTGRE; this is translated from the coding sequence ATGAGCGATCCGGTCGAGCTGGGCTGTGAGCTGCTCGAACGTTGCGAGGACGAGTCCCTGGACCTGTCGGAGGCCGTCGATCGCCTCGAGACGATCACCACGGACCCGCATCTCACCCGCGAGATCCTCGACACCGCCGAGACGCGCGGGATCATCGCCCGCGAGGACGGCCTGATCCGTCCCGAACGGGGCGCGTTCGTCAGCTTCGAGAGCGAAGTAGTGACGAAGGAAGGGGAGTTCACCTGTCGGCGCTGTGGCGCGGGCCTCTCGACGGGCCATTTCATCCGGTTCGAGTCGGGCGAACTCGGCCCCTTCGGCTCGTCGTGCATCCGGAAGGTGACGGGCCGGGAGTGA
- a CDS encoding MFS transporter — MERSTRLVAVVLAWQVAASICYYAVFASTTFFQQAFGLSNFLVGFVITSLTLGYTLLLLPTGAAIDGYGERKVLIAGLIGMGLVAVLVPLSPSFLVLLVVVALLGTLYATAIPGTNRAIFENIPEGRQHLALGIKQVGVTAGSGISALLVTWIAGTRFGWEAGFFVAGGVALLVAGAFAVVYREETGTGTVSVPSLGDLFAQSEYRRLTAAGFFLGAGLFTTTGYTVLYVESIGASVGFAGVVLAAVQVGGSAGRVLSGAVGDYLPGSERVATTRILLVQAVGSALAFVGVVLVDSPWAALVAFTLLGFFVLGFTGMYYSCMSTLVDSEEMGRATSGGQLTLNAGALLGPPAFGLVADLFDYGAAWFALGAAGVVAAALLLSIERQAV, encoded by the coding sequence ATGGAGCGCTCGACCCGACTCGTCGCGGTCGTACTGGCGTGGCAGGTCGCGGCGAGCATCTGTTACTACGCCGTCTTCGCCTCGACGACGTTCTTCCAGCAGGCGTTCGGCCTCTCGAACTTCCTCGTGGGCTTCGTCATCACGTCGCTGACGCTCGGCTACACCCTTCTGCTGCTCCCGACGGGCGCGGCCATCGACGGCTACGGCGAGCGGAAGGTGCTGATCGCCGGGCTGATCGGGATGGGGCTGGTCGCCGTGCTGGTCCCGCTCTCGCCGTCGTTTCTCGTTCTGCTCGTCGTCGTCGCCCTGCTCGGAACCCTCTATGCGACCGCGATCCCCGGGACGAACCGGGCGATCTTCGAGAACATCCCCGAGGGCCGCCAGCATCTCGCGCTCGGGATCAAGCAGGTCGGGGTCACGGCCGGTAGCGGGATCAGTGCCCTGCTCGTGACCTGGATCGCGGGCACGCGCTTCGGCTGGGAGGCCGGCTTTTTCGTCGCCGGCGGGGTCGCCCTCCTCGTGGCCGGCGCCTTCGCCGTCGTCTATCGCGAGGAGACCGGTACCGGGACCGTCTCGGTACCGAGCCTGGGCGACCTGTTCGCCCAGTCCGAGTACCGGCGACTGACCGCCGCGGGCTTCTTCCTCGGGGCGGGACTGTTCACGACGACGGGCTACACCGTCCTCTACGTCGAGAGCATCGGCGCGAGCGTCGGCTTCGCCGGCGTGGTGTTGGCGGCGGTCCAGGTCGGCGGCAGCGCCGGCCGGGTCCTCTCGGGGGCCGTCGGCGACTACCTCCCCGGCTCCGAGCGGGTCGCCACGACGCGGATCCTGCTCGTCCAGGCCGTCGGGAGCGCGCTCGCGTTCGTCGGGGTCGTGCTGGTCGACTCCCCGTGGGCCGCGCTGGTCGCGTTCACCCTGCTCGGCTTCTTCGTGCTCGGCTTCACGGGGATGTACTACTCCTGTATGAGCACGCTGGTCGACAGCGAGGAGATGGGCCGGGCCACCTCGGGCGGTCAGCTCACGCTGAACGCCGGGGCGCTGCTGGGCCCGCCCGCGTTCGGTCTGGTAGCGGACCTCTTCGACTACGGCGCCGCGTGGTTCGCGCTGGGGGCGGCGGGCGTCGTCGCCGCCGCCCTCCTGCTCTCGATCGAGCGCCAGGCAGTGTGA
- a CDS encoding SLC13 family permease yields the protein MTRRARELWGYLWELNEQTKAYLRLDGGRIAEDTNASEREKELARKVFADGGDRGGTEAGEGGSAGSGSDGGRGSGDDSPFDVGGDYGLRKRAGFVVGPVLFALVMLAPTPAGLDPSAQAVGAVTAWVATWWMSEAIPIPATSLLPIVLFPLLGALDAGTTTAPYADPLIFLFMGGFFLAMAMQRWGLHRRIALRTIKLVGTDPKRMILGFMIATAFLSAWVSNSATVMMMVPIALAVIYQTADLVEESGLDIDVAEGEFSFGVALMLCVAYGASVGGVATLIGTPPNLVFAGIAGELFDQQIGFAEWMLYGVPISLIGLAIVYVYVTRLAMNPEFDQLPGGSDVIDEELAKLGETGKQEKLVLVVFVGMAASWIGAGFLPEAIVPDDVDTIVAIGGALALFTIPTTHEGGRTFLLDWTNGVQIPWGVILLFGGGLSIAAGFQETGLAEWLGGQLVVLEGVSMVVVLLVVVAMTIFLTEVTSNTASATMLMPILAALAIGISVNPLALMVAGATAASFAFMLPVATPPNAIVFGSGYITIPQMAKVGIGLNVIGILLITALALLWLPVAWGIDITTLPEWAM from the coding sequence ATGACACGGAGGGCGCGGGAGCTATGGGGGTATCTCTGGGAGCTGAACGAACAGACGAAGGCGTATCTGCGCCTCGACGGGGGGCGGATCGCCGAGGACACCAACGCGAGCGAACGCGAGAAGGAGCTCGCCCGGAAGGTCTTCGCCGACGGGGGCGACCGGGGCGGGACGGAGGCCGGCGAGGGCGGTTCGGCGGGTTCCGGAAGCGACGGGGGGCGTGGCTCCGGCGACGACTCGCCGTTCGACGTCGGCGGCGACTACGGGCTTCGAAAGCGGGCCGGGTTCGTCGTCGGCCCGGTCCTGTTCGCGCTGGTCATGCTCGCGCCCACGCCCGCGGGGCTCGACCCGAGCGCACAGGCGGTCGGCGCCGTGACGGCGTGGGTCGCGACCTGGTGGATGAGCGAGGCGATCCCGATCCCCGCGACCTCCCTGTTGCCGATCGTGCTGTTCCCGCTGTTGGGCGCGCTCGACGCCGGGACGACGACGGCTCCCTACGCCGACCCGCTGATCTTCCTGTTCATGGGCGGGTTCTTCCTCGCGATGGCGATGCAGCGCTGGGGGCTCCACCGGCGGATCGCGCTGCGGACGATCAAGCTCGTGGGCACGGACCCGAAACGGATGATCCTCGGGTTCATGATCGCGACCGCGTTCCTCTCGGCGTGGGTCTCGAACAGCGCGACGGTGATGATGATGGTGCCCATCGCGCTGGCGGTGATCTACCAGACCGCCGATCTGGTCGAGGAGAGCGGGCTCGACATCGACGTCGCAGAGGGCGAGTTCAGCTTCGGGGTGGCGCTGATGCTCTGTGTCGCCTATGGCGCCTCCGTCGGCGGGGTCGCGACCCTGATCGGGACGCCCCCGAACCTGGTGTTTGCCGGGATCGCGGGTGAGCTGTTCGACCAGCAGATCGGCTTCGCCGAGTGGATGCTCTACGGCGTGCCGATCTCGCTGATCGGCCTCGCGATCGTCTACGTCTACGTCACGCGCCTCGCGATGAACCCCGAGTTCGACCAGCTCCCCGGCGGGAGCGACGTGATCGACGAGGAGCTCGCGAAGCTCGGCGAGACGGGCAAACAGGAGAAGCTGGTGCTCGTCGTCTTCGTCGGGATGGCGGCCTCGTGGATCGGCGCGGGCTTCCTGCCCGAGGCGATCGTCCCCGACGACGTCGACACGATCGTCGCGATCGGCGGCGCGCTCGCGCTGTTTACGATCCCGACGACCCACGAGGGGGGCCGGACGTTCCTGCTCGACTGGACCAACGGCGTGCAGATCCCGTGGGGCGTGATCCTGCTGTTCGGCGGCGGGCTCTCGATCGCCGCGGGCTTTCAGGAGACGGGGCTCGCCGAGTGGCTCGGCGGGCAGCTGGTCGTCCTCGAGGGCGTCTCGATGGTCGTCGTCCTGCTTGTCGTCGTCGCGATGACGATCTTCCTCACGGAGGTCACCTCGAACACGGCCTCGGCGACGATGCTGATGCCGATCCTCGCCGCGCTCGCGATCGGGATCTCGGTCAACCCGCTCGCGCTGATGGTCGCGGGCGCGACCGCCGCCTCCTTCGCGTTCATGCTGCCCGTCGCGACCCCGCCCAACGCCATCGTCTTCGGCAGCGGCTACATCACGATCCCGCAGATGGCGAAGGTGGGCATCGGGCTCAACGTCATCGGGATCCTCCTGATCACCGCGCTGGCGCTGCTGTGGCTGCCGGTCGCGTGGGGGATCGACATCACGACGCTACCCGAGTGGGCCATGTAG
- a CDS encoding HVO_2523 family zinc finger protein, whose protein sequence is MGDEGRAKRVDGAERGGRPCPQCGAAMYHRHCKYVCPNHGVIYDCADTFY, encoded by the coding sequence ATGGGCGACGAGGGTCGGGCGAAACGGGTGGACGGGGCGGAGCGGGGCGGGCGGCCGTGCCCGCAGTGCGGGGCGGCGATGTACCACCGCCACTGCAAGTACGTCTGTCCGAACCACGGCGTGATCTACGACTGTGCGGACACCTTCTACTGA
- the ilvA gene encoding threonine ammonia-lyase, whose product MSGERPVSVGDVEAARERLGEVVHRTPLDRSTTFAWMSGARSVGLKLENAQRTGSFKIRGAYNCMAQLSEGQRERGVITASAGNHAQGVALAGDLLGIETTVVVPEITPAAKIAATRGYGAGVVVEGDIYERSYEHALELAERDGLEFVHPFDDERVIAGQGTVGLELLEQYPELDTVLVAIGGGGLIGGIATALKAQDPDVRVVGVQPEGAAHAGRSLEKGEIHELEGVDTVADGIADTRLLETTFETMRGRVDGVVAVSDGAIAAATALLAERAKTVAEPAGAAPLAVLLSGAVDVEGEDVAVVISGGNADLTDHAELVERGLVELGRYATPSVAVSNRSRVGAIAEAVAGRGAKLADVGSGQPRPGDDPNRHPMELAVEGNGPEHLREVLDALEELDGVRVVERGLETDPFGATD is encoded by the coding sequence ATGAGCGGGGAGCGCCCGGTCTCGGTCGGGGACGTCGAGGCGGCCCGCGAACGGCTCGGAGAGGTGGTTCACCGGACGCCGCTGGACCGCTCGACGACGTTCGCGTGGATGAGCGGGGCGCGCTCCGTGGGCCTCAAACTGGAGAACGCCCAGCGCACGGGCTCGTTCAAGATCCGCGGCGCGTACAACTGCATGGCCCAGCTCTCCGAGGGCCAGCGCGAGCGGGGCGTGATCACGGCGAGCGCGGGCAACCACGCCCAGGGGGTCGCGCTCGCGGGCGACCTGCTGGGGATCGAGACGACCGTCGTCGTCCCGGAGATCACGCCGGCGGCGAAGATCGCCGCGACTCGTGGCTACGGCGCGGGGGTCGTCGTCGAGGGCGACATCTACGAGCGCTCCTACGAACACGCCCTCGAGCTCGCCGAGCGCGACGGGCTGGAGTTCGTCCATCCCTTCGACGACGAGCGGGTGATCGCCGGGCAGGGGACGGTCGGGCTCGAGCTGCTCGAACAGTATCCCGAACTCGATACCGTCCTGGTGGCGATCGGCGGGGGTGGGCTGATCGGCGGGATCGCGACCGCGCTGAAGGCCCAGGACCCCGACGTTCGGGTGGTCGGCGTCCAGCCCGAGGGCGCGGCCCACGCGGGCCGGTCGCTCGAGAAGGGCGAGATCCACGAGCTCGAGGGGGTCGACACCGTCGCCGACGGGATCGCCGACACTCGACTCCTCGAGACGACGTTCGAGACGATGCGCGGGCGGGTCGACGGCGTCGTGGCGGTCTCCGACGGCGCGATCGCGGCGGCGACTGCGCTGCTGGCCGAGCGCGCGAAGACGGTGGCCGAGCCGGCGGGCGCGGCCCCCCTCGCGGTGCTGCTGTCGGGCGCGGTCGACGTCGAGGGCGAGGACGTGGCGGTCGTGATCTCGGGGGGGAACGCCGACCTCACCGACCACGCGGAGCTCGTCGAGCGGGGGCTGGTCGAGCTCGGGCGGTACGCGACCCCCAGCGTCGCGGTCTCGAACCGCTCGCGGGTCGGCGCGATCGCGGAGGCGGTCGCGGGGCGCGGGGCGAAGCTCGCGGACGTCGGGAGCGGCCAGCCGCGTCCGGGCGACGACCCGAACCGCCATCCGATGGAGCTCGCGGTCGAGGGCAACGGTCCCGAGCACCTGCGGGAGGTCCTCGACGCTCTCGAGGAGCTCGACGGGGTTCGGGTGGTCGAGCGGGGCCTCGAGACCGACCCGTTCGGGGCGACAGACTGA
- a CDS encoding aspartate aminotransferase family protein has protein sequence MAGPPIEELHFDAPDVGEVPGSESKRLLERQREIDSSAVAYPNSMPLAFEEGKGATLRDADGNTFIDLFAGIGVLNVGHSNPYVMEAVHEQADKLVHTVDFPSEPRLELIEKLDEIAPGELAGDNRVVFGGPTGSDAIEAAIKLAKYNTGGTGLIGFRGAYHGPTSGPMSLTSNKKFKGHYTPLLPDVVHAPYPYPFRQGKTEDEAVKDALEEVRSIVEDPYGGLANPAGIFAEPIQGEGGVVVPPEGFLEGLREIATDNALPLVFDEIQSGLGRSGEWFACEHFDVTPDAMTMAKALGGAGFPLSATMYREELDTWGPGDHAGTYRGHVVAMRAGTRAIEYIQAHDLLAHARELGEYLRQRLREAGEGNELLAEVRGKGLFIGAEFSLDGEPADWVVDNIQQYCYEHGVLVWTAGRQGNVLRLLPPLVLTHELAEVAMDVVCDAIEQASL, from the coding sequence ATGGCAGGACCACCGATCGAGGAGCTCCACTTCGACGCGCCGGACGTCGGCGAGGTGCCGGGATCCGAATCGAAGCGGCTGCTCGAGAGACAGCGCGAGATCGACAGCAGCGCCGTCGCCTACCCCAACTCCATGCCGCTGGCCTTCGAGGAGGGGAAGGGGGCGACGCTCCGGGACGCCGACGGCAACACGTTCATCGACCTCTTCGCGGGGATCGGCGTGCTCAACGTGGGTCATTCGAATCCCTACGTGATGGAGGCGGTCCACGAGCAGGCCGACAAGCTCGTCCACACCGTCGACTTCCCCAGCGAACCGCGCCTCGAACTGATCGAGAAGCTCGACGAGATCGCGCCGGGCGAGCTCGCGGGCGATAATCGAGTCGTCTTCGGCGGGCCGACCGGCAGCGACGCGATCGAGGCCGCGATCAAGCTCGCGAAGTACAACACCGGCGGCACCGGTCTGATCGGCTTCCGTGGAGCCTATCACGGCCCCACGAGCGGCCCGATGAGCCTCACCTCGAACAAGAAGTTCAAGGGCCACTACACCCCGCTGCTCCCGGACGTCGTCCACGCGCCCTATCCCTATCCCTTCCGGCAGGGCAAGACCGAGGACGAGGCCGTGAAGGACGCCCTCGAGGAGGTACGCTCGATCGTCGAGGACCCCTACGGCGGGCTCGCCAACCCGGCGGGGATCTTCGCCGAGCCCATCCAGGGCGAGGGCGGGGTCGTCGTCCCGCCGGAGGGCTTCCTCGAGGGGCTGCGTGAGATCGCCACCGACAACGCCCTCCCCCTCGTCTTCGACGAGATCCAGTCGGGACTGGGCCGCTCGGGCGAGTGGTTCGCCTGCGAGCACTTCGACGTGACGCCCGACGCGATGACGATGGCGAAAGCCTTGGGCGGGGCCGGCTTCCCCCTCTCGGCGACGATGTACCGCGAGGAACTCGACACCTGGGGCCCGGGCGACCACGCCGGCACCTACCGGGGCCACGTCGTCGCGATGCGCGCGGGCACGCGGGCCATCGAGTACATCCAGGCCCACGACCTGCTGGCTCACGCCCGCGAGCTCGGCGAATACCTCCGGCAACGGCTGCGCGAGGCCGGCGAGGGCAACGAGCTGCTCGCAGAAGTACGAGGAAAGGGGCTGTTCATCGGCGCGGAGTTCTCGCTCGACGGCGAGCCCGCCGACTGGGTCGTCGACAATATCCAGCAGTACTGCTACGAACACGGCGTGCTCGTCTGGACCGCCGGCCGCCAGGGCAACGTCCTTCGCCTGCTGCCGCCGCTCGTGCTCACCCACGAGCTGGCCGAGGTCGCGATGGACGTCGTCTGCGACGCGATCGAGCAGGCGTCCCTCTGA